From a region of the Nitrospira sp. genome:
- a CDS encoding (2Fe-2S)-binding protein, with protein MYVCLCKGITEADVREAGRAGFVMPCQLKSKFGLKQSGSCGRCARNIHEFVEIAVQGAATSTVDR; from the coding sequence ATGTACGTTTGCTTGTGCAAAGGAATTACAGAAGCGGATGTTCGTGAGGCAGGGCGAGCAGGATTTGTGATGCCCTGTCAGCTCAAATCCAAGTTTGGCCTCAAGCAAAGCGGCAGTTGCGGCCGCTGCGCGAGGAACATTCATGAATTTGTAGAGATCGCGGTCCAGGGGGCAGCGACCAGCACTGTGGACCGTTAA
- a CDS encoding M3 family oligoendopeptidase encodes MAARRPVRRKHSGSTVSDQWDLTHLVKDPLKDLERHLADLDARVRQVESVRPQLQATMASDEFRAILKHTESIAEGSARLGAFAYLWFSENTKYATSRSFKTQVEERLTALNNRLLFFDLWWQGVDDVNAERLMADTGDLRYYLQTIRRYKPHTLSEPEEKIINVKNVTGRSAVNTFYDVVTNGMTFTMRIGGKTRSMNREELMSYVRSPKAAVRQAAYKELYRVFSTQRDLLGEMYRTLVNDWKSENVGLRKFSSPIATRNLGNDIPDHAVDVLLETCAKNADIFHAYFRLKAKICKLRPMSRYHIYAPHRVEAKKYRYVDAVAMVLEAYREFSPRLADLAEEVFRARHIDGPTRPGKLGGAYCYSVAPGLTPYVMLNFTGEARDIATMAHELGHAVHGMMAKDHSVYTFHSTLPLAETASVFGERILSDALISQERNKAVRQGLLLNQLDDIYATVLRQAYFVRFEKMAHHMVADGATGDQLAQAYLAELRQQFGKSVQVSDEFQWEWITIPHIFASPFYCYAYSFGNLLVLALYRMYKEQGESFIPKYLDLLATGGSQSPQDILSKVGVDMGSEAFWQSGFNTVRDMVDQLEQTLS; translated from the coding sequence ATGGCCGCTCGACGTCCCGTTCGACGTAAACATTCCGGTTCCACGGTATCAGACCAGTGGGATCTCACTCACCTTGTTAAAGACCCATTGAAGGACTTGGAACGGCACTTGGCGGATCTTGATGCACGAGTCAGGCAAGTCGAGTCGGTTCGTCCTCAGCTGCAGGCGACAATGGCCAGCGATGAGTTCCGAGCGATTCTGAAGCACACCGAGTCGATCGCAGAGGGCTCAGCTCGGCTTGGCGCGTTCGCCTACCTGTGGTTCTCAGAAAACACTAAATATGCGACGTCACGCTCATTCAAGACACAAGTGGAGGAGCGACTCACCGCGCTGAACAATCGCCTGCTCTTCTTCGATCTGTGGTGGCAGGGAGTTGACGATGTCAATGCCGAGCGACTGATGGCCGATACCGGTGACCTGCGATATTACTTGCAGACGATCAGACGCTATAAGCCTCATACGCTTTCCGAACCGGAAGAGAAAATCATCAATGTGAAGAATGTCACCGGACGCAGCGCTGTCAATACATTCTATGACGTGGTGACTAACGGGATGACTTTTACGATGAGGATCGGCGGGAAGACGCGCTCCATGAACCGCGAAGAACTCATGAGCTACGTCCGGAGCCCCAAGGCTGCTGTCCGGCAGGCCGCTTACAAAGAACTCTACCGCGTATTTTCCACGCAACGCGATCTACTCGGGGAGATGTATCGAACACTCGTCAACGATTGGAAATCCGAGAACGTAGGACTTCGGAAGTTCTCCTCTCCCATTGCCACTCGCAATCTCGGCAATGATATTCCGGATCACGCGGTTGATGTCCTGTTGGAGACGTGCGCGAAGAATGCCGATATCTTCCATGCGTACTTCAGGTTGAAAGCGAAGATCTGCAAACTCAGGCCGATGAGCCGATATCACATTTATGCGCCCCATCGGGTAGAGGCAAAGAAGTATAGGTACGTCGATGCCGTCGCAATGGTACTCGAGGCCTATCGCGAGTTTTCTCCCCGCCTGGCAGATCTGGCCGAAGAGGTCTTTCGAGCCCGGCATATCGATGGACCAACACGCCCTGGTAAGCTAGGCGGTGCTTACTGCTATAGTGTAGCACCGGGCCTGACCCCTTATGTCATGTTGAATTTCACGGGTGAAGCCCGAGACATCGCCACCATGGCCCACGAACTTGGCCATGCCGTCCATGGGATGATGGCAAAAGACCATTCGGTCTATACCTTTCATTCGACACTCCCATTGGCAGAAACCGCATCGGTCTTCGGCGAACGCATTCTCTCAGATGCGCTGATCTCGCAAGAGCGAAACAAGGCGGTACGACAGGGTCTGCTCCTCAATCAGTTGGATGATATCTATGCCACCGTCCTACGCCAGGCCTATTTCGTTCGGTTTGAAAAGATGGCCCACCACATGGTGGCGGACGGTGCGACGGGCGATCAGCTGGCGCAGGCCTATTTGGCGGAACTGAGGCAGCAATTCGGCAAGAGCGTACAGGTGTCGGACGAGTTTCAATGGGAGTGGATCACGATTCCCCATATCTTCGCCAGCCCGTTCTACTGCTATGCATATAGCTTCGGAAATCTGCTCGTGTTGGCTCTTTACCGCATGTATAAAGAGCAAGGAGAGTCATTCATTCCGAAATATCTCGACCTGCTCGCAACCGGCGGATCCCAGTCACCGCAAGACATCCTGAGCAAGGTGGGTGTCGATATGGGGTCAGAGGCCTTCTGGCAGTCGGGATTCAATACCGTCCGAGATATGGTTGATCAGCTCGAACAGACCCTCTCCTAG
- a CDS encoding nucleoside deaminase, translating into MPNRLRDRHRRIHQKRRCHGHEASRCVKAFSRVVKSGLSSASPFRLPAWAIRFARRQTRIVAAVDRMRFVIQLAMTNVTSKTGGPFGAAIFEPRTGRLVTVGVNLVESSNCSLAHAETVALANAHRILGHFDLSAAGLPKLELITSCEPCAMCYGAILWSGVRKIVCGARSRDAAAIGFDEGPKPRNWVAAFEQRGVSVTRDVCRKEAIAVFQRYQQAGGRIYNAREAPR; encoded by the coding sequence ATGCCGAACCGTCTGCGCGACAGGCATCGACGTATCCACCAAAAACGGCGATGCCATGGTCACGAAGCATCTCGATGCGTTAAAGCTTTCTCTCGCGTCGTGAAATCCGGATTATCGTCCGCTTCTCCGTTTCGCCTTCCAGCCTGGGCCATCCGTTTTGCGCGCCGGCAGACACGCATTGTTGCTGCTGTCGATCGCATGCGATTTGTCATCCAGCTTGCGATGACCAATGTGACGTCCAAGACCGGCGGGCCGTTCGGCGCGGCGATCTTTGAACCTCGAACCGGGCGCCTCGTCACTGTGGGCGTGAATCTCGTCGAATCGTCGAATTGCTCGCTTGCTCACGCCGAAACAGTTGCGCTGGCGAATGCGCACCGCATCCTGGGACACTTTGATCTCAGCGCGGCCGGCCTGCCGAAACTCGAGCTGATCACCAGTTGTGAGCCGTGCGCCATGTGTTATGGCGCAATCCTTTGGTCTGGTGTTCGCAAGATTGTCTGCGGCGCCAGGAGTCGCGATGCCGCAGCGATCGGGTTCGACGAAGGACCCAAACCCAGGAACTGGGTGGCGGCATTTGAACAACGCGGGGTCTCCGTGACCCGAGACGTTTGCCGCAAAGAGGCCATCGCCGTCTTCCAGCGTTATCAGCAAGCCGGAGGCCGCATTTACAATGCGCGGGAGGCGCCAAGATAA
- a CDS encoding tetratricopeptide repeat protein: MPNPRIEPLKKLLAIDPNDDVAWFGLGKAYMDDGNFEEAAKSLRQCVTVKPTYSAAYLALAQSLQKLGRVEECRTVCATGIDVSTKNGDAMVTKHLDALKLSLAS, translated from the coding sequence ATGCCCAATCCCCGGATTGAACCACTCAAGAAGCTTCTGGCCATAGATCCCAACGATGATGTGGCCTGGTTCGGCTTGGGGAAAGCCTATATGGATGACGGCAATTTCGAAGAAGCGGCCAAATCCTTGCGTCAGTGCGTCACGGTGAAACCGACCTATTCGGCCGCATATCTCGCACTTGCCCAATCACTCCAGAAGCTCGGACGCGTGGAAGAATGCCGAACCGTCTGCGCGACAGGCATCGACGTATCCACCAAAAACGGCGATGCCATGGTCACGAAGCATCTCGATGCGTTAAAGCTTTCTCTCGCGTCGTGA
- a CDS encoding histone deacetylase, whose product MGRTGLVYHPAYLEHDMGSGHPESPNRLRAIMQQLEQSGTTARLVRIEPRRAEDEWITRIHSPSYVAALNRVSPDTGRVSLDPDTSMSPGSLNAAYYSAGGALAAVDAIMTHQVDHVFCAVRPPGHHAEAGRAMGFCLFNNVAIAARYAQKKYGLSRVLIVDWDVHHGNGTQHSFEEDPSVLFFSTHQSPHYPGTGRATERGQGAGEGFTINVPMESGEGDDEYRAVFQKALVPAAEAFKPEFVIISAGFDAHKDDPLASMALTEAGYADLTDIVVGIAKRHAKGRILSSLEGGYNLTALAASVHAHIEALVNA is encoded by the coding sequence ATGGGAAGAACCGGTCTCGTCTATCATCCGGCCTATCTTGAGCATGACATGGGATCCGGACATCCGGAGTCTCCCAATCGGCTGCGTGCCATTATGCAGCAGTTGGAACAGAGCGGAACTACAGCTCGGTTGGTTCGGATCGAGCCGCGAAGAGCTGAAGATGAATGGATTACACGAATTCATAGTCCCAGCTATGTTGCGGCGCTCAATCGAGTATCTCCTGACACCGGGCGCGTCTCGCTGGACCCCGATACATCAATGTCGCCCGGCTCGTTGAATGCTGCCTATTATTCGGCGGGAGGAGCCTTGGCGGCGGTCGATGCAATCATGACGCATCAAGTTGATCACGTGTTCTGTGCCGTCCGGCCTCCCGGCCACCATGCCGAAGCCGGGAGGGCGATGGGGTTCTGTCTCTTCAACAACGTCGCGATCGCGGCGCGCTATGCTCAAAAGAAGTACGGGCTCAGCCGAGTGCTGATCGTCGACTGGGACGTCCATCATGGGAATGGGACGCAGCATAGCTTTGAAGAGGATCCGTCCGTGTTATTCTTCAGCACGCATCAGTCTCCCCATTATCCCGGCACCGGGCGAGCGACGGAACGAGGCCAGGGAGCGGGAGAAGGATTTACAATCAATGTGCCGATGGAGTCCGGTGAGGGAGATGACGAGTATCGCGCGGTCTTTCAGAAAGCATTAGTGCCTGCGGCCGAGGCGTTCAAACCGGAATTTGTCATCATCTCGGCGGGATTCGACGCGCACAAAGATGATCCCTTGGCGAGCATGGCATTGACTGAGGCGGGCTATGCGGATTTGACGGACATTGTAGTGGGGATCGCCAAGCGCCATGCGAAAGGTCGCATTCTCTCTTCACTTGAAGGCGGGTATAATCTGACGGCATTGGCCGCGTCGGTCCACGCACACATCGAGGCGCTTGTGAACGCCTGA
- a CDS encoding sulfurtransferase: MMKHPLLIDTESLQQQLGRPGLVIIDVRGKSAYEFGGHIPGAVHSTWHEYSDPNAVPKGLLNPDLGQIELILRRLGINHDSDVVMYSNPFDNWGDEGRMFWMLEYLGHTRLRILDGGWVKWTAEKRPFEHGRVSPALGNFKSQPVTSLIMVKDDLKAVVRGPHPETAILDARSLEEYLGKEISGISRSGHIPSAIHVAWNGFLNKDATVKDPSVIKEMLEAKGIHGGQNVICYCTGGVRSAWLYFILKFVGYPKLSNYPGSWWEWSRDYACPVEKDLHALQKILGFDPAAKPS, from the coding sequence ATGATGAAACATCCCCTGTTAATCGATACTGAGTCGTTGCAGCAGCAGCTTGGCCGGCCCGGCCTCGTCATCATCGACGTCCGTGGGAAGTCGGCGTACGAATTCGGCGGTCATATCCCCGGCGCTGTGCATTCGACATGGCATGAGTACAGCGATCCCAATGCCGTGCCGAAGGGGCTGCTGAATCCCGATCTTGGCCAAATTGAGCTGATCCTCCGTCGGCTGGGGATCAATCACGATAGCGACGTGGTGATGTACTCCAATCCGTTCGACAACTGGGGCGACGAAGGACGCATGTTTTGGATGTTGGAATATCTGGGGCACACACGACTTCGTATCTTAGACGGGGGGTGGGTGAAGTGGACAGCTGAGAAGCGGCCGTTCGAGCATGGACGTGTATCTCCCGCACTCGGAAACTTCAAGTCGCAACCGGTGACGTCCTTGATCATGGTGAAAGACGACCTCAAGGCGGTCGTCAGGGGCCCGCATCCTGAGACGGCGATTCTGGACGCTCGCAGTCTTGAAGAATATCTCGGGAAAGAAATATCCGGCATTTCACGGTCCGGACACATCCCGTCGGCCATCCATGTGGCCTGGAATGGATTTTTGAACAAAGACGCGACCGTCAAGGATCCGTCCGTAATCAAGGAAATGTTGGAAGCAAAGGGGATTCACGGCGGACAAAATGTGATCTGTTACTGCACCGGGGGCGTTCGGTCGGCCTGGCTTTATTTCATACTTAAATTCGTCGGGTATCCGAAACTCAGTAATTATCCAGGATCCTGGTGGGAGTGGAGTCGAGACTATGCGTGCCCGGTCGAAAAAGATCTTCACGCGCTGCAGAAAATCCTCGGATTCGATCCGGCGGCCAAACCTTCTTGA
- a CDS encoding metal-binding protein SmbP translates to MTMKIRQSALVVAVTGMLVGIPLFSGLAVAGSPPAGNKHISEAVEHARGAASHGKEGHADACVEHATEALKHATAAGMKNPHLEEGVKHLTEAVKHGKAGHAEACTEHAEGGATHLAEVK, encoded by the coding sequence ATGACCATGAAGATCCGTCAAAGCGCGTTGGTTGTGGCCGTGACCGGGATGCTAGTGGGGATTCCGCTGTTCAGTGGGCTCGCCGTAGCAGGCTCACCGCCTGCCGGGAATAAACACATCAGTGAAGCAGTCGAACATGCGAGAGGCGCCGCGTCCCATGGGAAAGAAGGACATGCCGATGCGTGTGTCGAACATGCGACCGAAGCGCTCAAGCACGCGACAGCTGCTGGAATGAAAAATCCTCATCTGGAGGAAGGTGTGAAGCACTTAACGGAAGCTGTGAAGCATGGCAAGGCCGGACATGCCGAGGCCTGTACCGAACATGCCGAAGGAGGCGCTACGCACCTGGCAGAAGTAAAGTAG
- a CDS encoding acyltransferase: MRVGYYQFDPRFGDVSTNLERVTAKLEQAEADLIVLPELFASGYQFVSQEEAQQLAEPVPDGPTVRRLGEVAKRRQMHIVAGLPEQSGSSCYNSAVIVGPSGFLGCYRKTHLFYEETQFFTPGDSGFLVWDIGPAKIGIMICFDWYYPEAARTLAIQGAEIICHPSNLVLPNCPDSMPVRCLENRVFAVTCNRIGSEARGGKERLTYIGQSEVVTPKGVIQHRASRDQEELTILDIDPTEARNKRLNRFNDLLRDRRTSLYKM, translated from the coding sequence ATGCGAGTCGGGTACTACCAGTTCGATCCACGCTTTGGCGATGTGTCCACGAATCTCGAAAGGGTGACTGCCAAGCTGGAACAGGCCGAGGCCGATCTTATCGTGTTGCCGGAATTGTTCGCGTCAGGTTATCAGTTCGTGTCTCAGGAGGAAGCGCAACAGCTCGCCGAGCCGGTTCCCGATGGCCCGACGGTGCGACGGCTGGGAGAGGTCGCGAAACGGCGCCAGATGCATATTGTGGCGGGACTTCCTGAACAGTCTGGGTCCAGCTGCTACAATTCCGCCGTGATCGTAGGACCATCCGGGTTTCTTGGCTGCTACCGAAAGACCCATCTCTTCTACGAGGAGACGCAGTTCTTCACTCCGGGTGACTCGGGATTTCTTGTCTGGGATATCGGACCAGCGAAGATCGGCATCATGATCTGTTTCGATTGGTACTATCCGGAGGCCGCGCGGACATTGGCGATCCAGGGGGCCGAAATCATTTGCCATCCTTCCAACCTGGTCTTGCCGAACTGCCCGGATTCCATGCCGGTCCGGTGCCTCGAAAATCGAGTGTTTGCCGTTACCTGTAATCGCATCGGCAGTGAGGCGCGCGGGGGGAAAGAGCGGTTGACCTACATCGGCCAGAGCGAAGTCGTTACGCCCAAGGGAGTCATTCAGCATAGGGCGTCTCGTGACCAAGAAGAGCTGACTATCCTTGATATTGACCCAACCGAGGCTCGCAACAAACGCTTGAATCGGTTCAACGATCTGCTTCGTGATCGCCGCACGTCGCTGTATAAAATGTGA
- a CDS encoding YqgE/AlgH family protein, translated as MTTELRKGIFLIAAPSLRDPNFRQAVVLLCEHGPEGALGVIVNRPTAMSISEALPQVPVIEGAGHVLYAGGPVQTNQVMLLYKGDEFPENAHHVFDGVCLGGDVGMVERILTGAGTTESFRAYLGYSGWGPGQLENEMKTGSWITLPADPQAVFEKDPVRVWGDILSTLGEAYQPYAEMPFDPSCN; from the coding sequence ATGACCACAGAACTCCGCAAAGGCATTTTTCTCATCGCTGCTCCCAGCCTGCGTGACCCAAACTTCCGCCAGGCCGTCGTCCTGCTGTGTGAACATGGGCCGGAGGGCGCCCTCGGCGTCATTGTGAATCGACCCACGGCTATGTCCATTTCCGAAGCCCTTCCACAGGTTCCCGTCATCGAGGGAGCCGGCCACGTGCTCTATGCCGGAGGGCCTGTCCAGACGAATCAAGTCATGTTGCTCTATAAAGGTGACGAGTTCCCGGAAAATGCACACCATGTCTTCGACGGAGTCTGCCTTGGCGGCGACGTCGGCATGGTCGAACGCATTCTCACCGGGGCCGGCACCACAGAATCCTTCCGCGCCTACTTGGGGTATTCGGGATGGGGACCCGGCCAGCTGGAAAACGAGATGAAGACCGGGTCATGGATCACCTTACCTGCCGATCCCCAGGCGGTATTTGAGAAAGACCCGGTCCGTGTCTGGGGGGATATCTTGAGCACCCTAGGCGAAGCCTACCAGCCCTATGCCGAGATGCCGTTCGATCCATCCTGCAACTGA
- a CDS encoding DUF3422 family protein gives MPSSGTETFLRKLHERPQLPLGDWLRAPAHVHYKAFRMSDPPTQRPASRSEFQSLLGHFKIPIETTHIRETFGYGIKEADNGDRLIVVWQAHTEYYNYQFWHLPSKASGGVTFGPLTFPNYTFPMSPLGSDVCRLDLVLTTDMLPPRSELRALLPGQVIYGSRMFTEQTSVATSFTPDNQGRERYWVSVRSSQGEVPRLKDIVDAIVRIETYYHLLLMQKPLFSAAIDQVYKFEQVHLKQREIITSHIGHADSQTLQRWLNSLTQDLLKTNRMAGKLHFELSSSIPYDKIVHTTLASLGEQPMDSYRQISDYVLGGITGVAEGYQQLLRRIDTLRGGFEGIIAIIRTRIDLILEAQNLALLQSVDKTTKSQVILQHTVEGLSVIVIAYYLAGLAGYVFKGLQEMGWLANASLATAVFVPVAIGLAFLVTTMSKKIIQKKLAAEQPAEESKKPQP, from the coding sequence ATGCCGTCGTCTGGAACCGAGACCTTCTTAAGGAAATTACATGAACGCCCACAGTTGCCCCTTGGTGACTGGCTTCGGGCGCCCGCACATGTCCATTACAAAGCCTTTCGCATGTCCGACCCGCCGACGCAGCGTCCGGCCAGCCGATCGGAGTTCCAGTCGCTGCTGGGGCATTTCAAGATTCCCATCGAGACGACCCATATTCGGGAGACATTCGGCTATGGCATCAAGGAAGCGGACAATGGCGATCGACTGATTGTGGTGTGGCAAGCGCACACCGAGTATTACAACTACCAATTCTGGCATCTGCCGTCGAAAGCCAGCGGCGGAGTGACCTTCGGGCCATTGACGTTTCCCAATTACACATTTCCTATGTCGCCATTGGGGTCTGATGTCTGTCGCTTGGACCTTGTGTTGACGACGGACATGCTGCCGCCGCGCAGTGAACTGCGCGCGCTGCTGCCGGGTCAGGTGATCTATGGCAGCCGAATGTTTACCGAGCAGACAAGTGTGGCGACCAGCTTTACTCCCGACAACCAGGGACGAGAACGGTACTGGGTCAGCGTCAGATCATCTCAAGGTGAGGTGCCTCGCTTGAAAGACATCGTCGATGCCATTGTGCGGATCGAGACCTACTATCATTTGTTGTTGATGCAAAAGCCGCTGTTTTCCGCCGCAATCGACCAGGTGTATAAGTTCGAGCAGGTTCACTTGAAACAACGGGAGATCATCACGTCCCATATCGGCCACGCCGACTCGCAGACGCTGCAGCGATGGCTGAACAGTTTGACGCAGGATTTGTTGAAGACCAATCGCATGGCAGGAAAACTGCACTTCGAGTTGTCCTCATCGATTCCGTACGACAAAATCGTGCATACCACGTTGGCATCGCTCGGCGAACAACCGATGGACTCCTACCGCCAGATCTCCGACTATGTGCTGGGGGGCATCACAGGGGTCGCCGAAGGGTACCAGCAGCTCTTGCGCCGCATCGACACGTTGCGAGGCGGCTTCGAGGGCATCATCGCCATCATTCGCACCCGCATCGACTTGATTCTGGAAGCACAAAACCTCGCACTGCTTCAGAGCGTGGACAAGACGACCAAGAGCCAGGTCATCCTGCAACACACGGTCGAAGGACTCTCTGTCATCGTCATTGCCTATTATTTGGCTGGACTGGCGGGATATGTCTTCAAAGGATTACAGGAAATGGGTTGGCTGGCGAACGCCAGCCTCGCCACGGCGGTGTTCGTACCGGTCGCCATCGGCTTGGCTTTTCTCGTCACGACGATGAGTAAGAAGATTATTCAGAAAAAGCTGGCCGCGGAACAGCCGGCTGAGGAATCAAAGAAGCCGCAGCCGTGA
- the uvrA gene encoding excinuclease ABC subunit UvrA — protein MEQSPLPRNQSADLIIEGARQNNLKNVSLQIPHNQVTAITGVSGSGKSSLAFDTIFAEGQWRYVESLSTYARMFLDKVARPDVDRLLNVRPAIAIEQKNQVRTARSTVGTTTEIADLLRLLFAKIGKPTCPDCRQEARSFQPDTVVDDLLARWPDARAMVLFPLAAPSSKEEGLFIQSLLTRGFTRLKLQDEVLDLHEADQPRLHGSSSLYVVLDRLIIREDNRGRLVEAVETAFREGEGRCSIDIIGHGRQSYSTRFLCQNCGRTFEPLRPILFSFNHPLGACPECKGFGNVLRYDPELVIPDHTKSLAQGAVEPWSKPSSDWWQKKMLLTMKRRGVDITAPFKNLPKDTQQFLWNGDKSFDGINDYFEYLEGKRYKLHVRVFLSRYRTPFDCPRCHGSRLKPEALYVKIAGSDIHETTERTVESLLGWVESLPLRRIEQEIAADILRQLKAKLGFLQRVGLGYLTLSRQTKTLSGGEAQRVALANQLGSRLVGTLYVLDEPTIGLHARDTDLLAGILHELADVGNTVIVVEHDRHMIESADYLVELGPQSGEKGGEVICAASTKEFIRDRRATTARYLRDEEQIPQPKSRRSGSGKMLVIAGATEHNLKDLFVRIPLGMLICVTGVSGSGKSTLVEDTLYRAVARAFRVESLPMGRFKAIKGIEHLKGIRLIDQQPIGRTPRSNPVTYLKTFDDIRQLFASERAALHQGFTPGHFSFNAVGGRCERCEGSGVEKLEMYFFEDIYAPCEICEGKRFKSEVLKIRYRGKTIFDVLNMTVEDAISFFTGTPKLQERLHLLTSIGLGYLRLGQSATTLSGGEAQRLKIAAELKDSSAKDILYIMDEPTTGLHFEDIKKLLAVLHKLVNAGNTLVVVEHNLDVIKSADWIIDLGPEGGAAGGQIVAEGRPEQVAKVATSHTGRFLSKVLIEPN, from the coding sequence ATGGAACAAAGTCCTCTTCCCCGGAATCAGTCTGCAGACCTCATCATTGAAGGTGCCAGACAGAACAATCTGAAGAATGTGTCATTGCAGATTCCACATAATCAGGTCACGGCCATTACCGGTGTGTCAGGGTCCGGCAAATCCTCTCTCGCCTTCGATACGATCTTCGCCGAAGGTCAATGGCGGTATGTCGAGTCCCTCTCGACCTACGCCAGAATGTTTCTCGACAAGGTGGCTCGCCCCGATGTGGATCGTCTCCTCAATGTCCGGCCGGCCATTGCCATCGAGCAGAAGAATCAGGTGCGGACGGCCCGCTCGACGGTCGGCACGACCACCGAAATTGCCGATCTACTCCGCCTCCTCTTCGCCAAGATCGGGAAACCCACCTGTCCGGACTGTCGTCAAGAAGCGCGCTCCTTTCAGCCCGACACCGTGGTGGACGATCTGCTGGCGAGATGGCCCGATGCCCGGGCCATGGTGCTGTTTCCCCTCGCCGCTCCCTCTTCCAAGGAAGAAGGCCTGTTCATTCAGTCACTCCTGACGCGTGGGTTTACCAGACTGAAACTTCAGGATGAGGTCCTCGACCTGCATGAGGCGGATCAGCCTCGACTTCATGGCTCTTCTTCGCTTTATGTCGTTCTCGACCGTCTGATCATCAGGGAAGACAATCGTGGTCGTCTCGTCGAAGCTGTCGAAACGGCGTTTCGTGAAGGAGAGGGCCGCTGCTCCATCGACATCATCGGTCATGGACGGCAATCCTACAGTACGCGATTCCTCTGTCAAAACTGCGGGCGCACCTTCGAGCCTCTGCGGCCGATTCTCTTCTCGTTCAATCATCCGCTCGGAGCCTGCCCGGAGTGCAAAGGCTTCGGCAATGTGCTGCGGTATGACCCGGAGCTGGTCATCCCCGATCACACGAAATCGCTTGCTCAAGGAGCGGTCGAACCCTGGAGCAAACCCAGTTCCGATTGGTGGCAGAAGAAGATGTTGCTCACGATGAAGAGGCGTGGAGTCGACATCACAGCTCCGTTCAAGAACCTTCCCAAAGACACGCAACAATTCCTCTGGAATGGTGACAAGTCATTCGACGGCATCAACGATTACTTCGAGTATCTGGAAGGCAAACGCTACAAGCTCCATGTCCGTGTGTTCCTCAGCCGCTACCGCACACCCTTCGATTGCCCCAGATGTCATGGCAGCCGTCTCAAACCAGAAGCCTTATACGTCAAAATTGCCGGCAGCGATATCCATGAGACGACAGAGCGCACCGTCGAAAGTCTTTTAGGATGGGTGGAATCTCTGCCGCTTCGCCGAATCGAGCAGGAGATCGCGGCGGATATCCTCCGACAGCTCAAGGCTAAACTGGGATTTCTCCAGCGCGTCGGCCTTGGATATCTCACGCTCAGTCGACAGACTAAGACGCTCTCCGGAGGGGAAGCTCAGCGGGTTGCGCTCGCCAACCAGCTGGGGTCTCGGCTCGTGGGGACCTTGTATGTCCTCGACGAACCGACCATCGGTCTTCATGCCCGGGATACCGACCTGTTGGCCGGCATTCTCCATGAGCTCGCGGACGTCGGCAACACAGTCATCGTCGTCGAACATGACCGGCACATGATCGAATCGGCCGACTATCTTGTCGAACTCGGCCCTCAGTCAGGCGAGAAGGGCGGCGAGGTCATCTGTGCCGCATCCACGAAGGAATTCATCCGAGACCGCCGTGCAACCACCGCCCGATACCTGCGCGACGAAGAGCAGATCCCCCAGCCCAAATCGCGACGATCTGGAAGCGGGAAGATGTTGGTGATCGCCGGTGCGACCGAACACAACCTCAAAGACCTGTTCGTTCGCATTCCCCTCGGCATGCTGATCTGTGTGACCGGCGTCTCAGGATCGGGCAAGAGCACCTTGGTCGAAGATACCCTCTATCGTGCCGTGGCCCGCGCCTTTCGGGTGGAATCCCTTCCCATGGGCCGGTTCAAGGCTATCAAAGGCATCGAGCATCTCAAAGGGATCCGGCTGATCGATCAACAGCCGATTGGACGGACTCCCCGCTCCAACCCGGTCACCTATCTCAAAACGTTCGACGACATCCGTCAGTTGTTTGCCTCTGAACGAGCGGCGCTTCATCAAGGCTTCACACCGGGCCATTTTTCGTTCAATGCTGTCGGCGGCCGCTGCGAACGTTGCGAGGGCAGCGGTGTTGAAAAGCTGGAAATGTACTTCTTCGAGGATATTTATGCGCCCTGCGAGATCTGTGAAGGCAAACGCTTCAAATCGGAAGTCTTGAAGATTCGCTATCGCGGCAAGACGATCTTCGATGTGCTCAACATGACGGTGGAAGACGCGATCTCTTTCTTCACTGGAACGCCGAAGCTACAGGAACGGCTTCACCTCCTGACGTCCATCGGCCTCGGCTACCTGCGCCTTGGCCAATCGGCCACGACACTGTCCGGCGGAGAAGCACAACGATTGAAAATCGCCGCCGAGCTGAAAGACTCCTCCGCCAAAGATATCCTCTATATTATGGATGAACCGACAACCGGCCTGCACTTCGAAGACATCAAAAAGCTCCTCGCTGTCCTCCACAAACTCGTGAATGCCGGCAACACGCTGGTGGTCGTCGAACACAACCTCGATGTCATCAAGTCTGCCGACTGGATCATCGACCTCGGTCCCGAAGGCGGCGCGGCAGGAGGACAGATCGTCGCGGAAGGGCGGCCTGAGCAGGTGGCGAAGGTGGCCACGTCGCATACGGGTCGGTTTCTTTCAAAAGTTTTGATTGAGCCGAATTAA